GAGCGGCTCACCCCTTCACCGCCCCGCTGACGAGGCCGCTGGTCATGCGGCCTTGCACGATGAGGAAGAAGATGATGACGGGCACGGCGACGAGCGTCGACGCGGCCATCACCTCGCCCCAGTCGATCGCGCGCGACGACGACTGCTGGATGAATCCGCGCAGCCACAGCGGGAGGGTCTGGCTGCTGTTCTCCTGCAGGATGACGAGTGCGACGGTGAACTCGTTCCACGCCTGGAGGAACGCGTAGACGCCGGAGGCGACCAGCCCGGGCGCGAGCAGCGGGAACGTGATCCGCAGGAACGCCTGGGTGCGGCTGAGTCCGTCCACCATCGCCGCCTCCTCGAGGTCGGCGGGGATTCCGGCGACGAAGCCGCGCAGCATCCAGATGGTGAACGGCACGACGGCGGCGATGTAGATGATGCTGACGCCGAGCACGGTGTTGAGCAGGCCCAGGCTCCCCATCAGCTTGTACTGCGCGATGAAGAGGCCCTCCGCGGGGAGCATCTGGATGATCAGCACGGCGAGCACGAACGACGTCCGGCCGCGGAACTTGAACCGGCTGATCGCCAGGGCGGCGAGGAACGCGAAGCCGAGGCAGAACACGACGGTGATCAGCGCGACGACGACGCTCATGCCGAGCGCGGGGAAGAACGTGCCGCCGTCGATGACCGCGGCGAAGTTGTCGAAGGAGCCGCCGAACGGCAGCCAGGTGGGCGTCGAGCTCTGCAGGACCGCGTCGGGCAGCAGC
The sequence above is a segment of the Leifsonia williamsii genome. Coding sequences within it:
- a CDS encoding carbohydrate ABC transporter permease — encoded protein: MTATATTPREAAAPEAPRRFRRRVRPSRILLGVLAVVFGLVWIFPVYWMVNSSLLPDAVLQSSTPTWLPFGGSFDNFAAVIDGGTFFPALGMSVVVALITVVFCLGFAFLAALAISRFKFRGRTSFVLAVLIIQMLPAEGLFIAQYKLMGSLGLLNTVLGVSIIYIAAVVPFTIWMLRGFVAGIPADLEEAAMVDGLSRTQAFLRITFPLLAPGLVASGVYAFLQAWNEFTVALVILQENSSQTLPLWLRGFIQQSSSRAIDWGEVMAASTLVAVPVIIFFLIVQGRMTSGLVSGAVKG